A section of the Streptomyces sp. NBC_01591 genome encodes:
- a CDS encoding helix-turn-helix domain-containing protein, producing the protein MQVTVSHDHGAPPGWDTPRWTEPSAGGALVAPPYLLTTAIFDGSDPLGPSATGVHTHTDALLVWPHLGSMTLHTRNAVRHLVPGQGIWLPPGTPHASRPEAGSVSCFTYVAPEGIPPGWSSPRSLKVGRALQEMLLHLDATPMPDDLRLRTQRVIIDMLEENPRSVIEVPVPEDWRIRALAHDVMRDPESDLSLEQWAARHALSVRTVTRAFGRDVGMSFTRWRSLVRMSMATTMLARGHQVNLVAHRCGYATTSAFSAAFRRVTGVSPTEYLREQTAPTPVDR; encoded by the coding sequence ATGCAGGTTACCGTCAGTCATGATCATGGTGCGCCGCCCGGGTGGGACACGCCCCGATGGACCGAACCCTCGGCGGGCGGCGCCCTCGTGGCCCCGCCCTATTTGCTGACCACGGCGATCTTCGACGGATCGGACCCCCTGGGGCCGTCGGCAACCGGGGTGCACACCCACACCGACGCGCTCCTGGTCTGGCCGCACCTCGGTTCGATGACTCTGCACACCCGGAACGCGGTGCGTCACCTCGTACCCGGTCAGGGCATCTGGCTGCCGCCCGGCACGCCGCACGCCTCCCGTCCGGAGGCCGGCAGCGTGAGTTGCTTCACCTACGTGGCACCGGAGGGGATTCCGCCGGGCTGGTCGTCCCCGCGATCACTGAAGGTGGGACGGGCACTCCAGGAGATGCTGCTTCATCTCGACGCCACCCCGATGCCCGACGACCTCCGGCTCCGGACCCAGCGCGTCATCATCGACATGCTGGAGGAGAACCCGCGCTCGGTGATCGAGGTCCCCGTCCCCGAGGACTGGCGGATCCGCGCCCTGGCCCACGACGTCATGCGCGATCCGGAGAGCGACCTCTCGTTGGAACAGTGGGCCGCCCGGCACGCGCTCAGCGTGCGTACCGTCACCCGGGCGTTCGGCCGGGACGTCGGCATGTCGTTCACCCGATGGCGTTCGCTGGTCCGGATGTCCATGGCCACGACCATGCTGGCACGGGGCCACCAGGTCAACCTCGTGGCACACCGCTGCGGTTACGCCACGACGAGCGCGTTCTCCGCCGCCTTCCGCCGCGTGACCGGGGTCAGTCCGACCGAGTATCTGCGCGAGCAGACGGCGCCGACGCCCGTCGACCGCTGA
- a CDS encoding ABC transporter ATP-binding protein, translated as MTPENSTLPVAGTRRTRRELLRRLGAHRGRLAVAVLTLLGGTAVTLATPPLLGGIVNAVVDKAEPGRVTVLGIALVLVAATGAGLAFAGGRMLVSLVQDVLAGLREDVFETAIHLPGGVVESSGSSDVVSRVTRDVEAISEAASDVLPDVTAAGFTIALSVVGLAVLDPRLALAGLVCLPVHVLATRQFLTRSHLVYGDIRRLESARGQCVVESVHGAATIRTYRTQDQHLGELAERSELAIERQRDGVRLRNRFTGLLNAAEFLGLAAVLMTGFALLRSGTISLGAATAAALYFHRLFGPVGALLGSLDDVQRATVGLARLVGITDLGDRPGSAPGGRDGTSCGAEIEVRGVSYSYDGTRPVLRDVSLHVPACTSVALVGASGSGKSTLARLIAGLDEPSEGRITVGDAAGPGSPTRYLVTQEVHLFGGTLADNLRIARPGATDTELRRCLREVGADWALGLESGLDTVLGPGGTPLDDGAVQHLALARVLLADPPVVILDEATAESGTQTRALLRTALARVVRGRTSVIVAHRLEQARDADRVLILNRSEAAEHGTHAELLSRGGEYAALWQAYTRTTQPPDPVAL; from the coding sequence GTGACCCCCGAGAACAGCACTCTGCCCGTCGCCGGCACGCGCCGCACCAGGCGAGAGCTCCTGCGCCGGCTCGGCGCACACCGCGGCCGGCTCGCCGTGGCCGTGCTCACCCTGCTCGGCGGTACGGCGGTCACGCTCGCCACCCCGCCGTTGCTCGGCGGGATCGTGAACGCCGTCGTGGACAAGGCCGAACCGGGCCGGGTCACTGTTCTCGGAATCGCCCTCGTCCTCGTCGCCGCCACCGGCGCCGGGCTTGCCTTCGCCGGTGGCCGGATGCTGGTCTCGCTGGTCCAGGACGTCCTGGCGGGCCTGCGCGAAGACGTGTTCGAGACCGCGATCCACCTTCCCGGCGGCGTCGTCGAGTCCTCCGGCAGTTCCGATGTCGTCTCCCGGGTCACCCGTGACGTCGAGGCGATCTCCGAAGCGGCCTCGGACGTGCTTCCCGATGTCACCGCCGCCGGCTTCACGATCGCCCTGAGCGTGGTGGGTCTGGCCGTCCTCGATCCCCGTCTGGCCCTTGCCGGCCTGGTCTGTCTGCCCGTTCACGTACTCGCCACCCGGCAGTTCCTCACCCGCTCCCACCTGGTGTACGGGGACATCCGCCGTCTGGAGTCGGCGCGCGGGCAGTGCGTCGTGGAGTCGGTGCACGGGGCCGCGACGATCCGTACGTACCGGACCCAGGACCAGCACCTCGGTGAACTGGCCGAGCGCAGCGAACTGGCCATCGAGCGGCAGCGCGACGGTGTGCGGCTGCGCAATCGCTTCACGGGGCTGCTCAACGCGGCGGAGTTCCTCGGCCTCGCCGCCGTACTCATGACCGGCTTCGCGCTGCTACGCTCCGGGACGATCTCGCTGGGCGCGGCAACCGCCGCGGCCCTCTACTTCCACCGACTGTTCGGTCCGGTAGGAGCTCTCCTGGGCAGTCTGGACGACGTCCAGCGAGCCACCGTGGGACTGGCGCGTCTCGTCGGGATCACCGACCTGGGCGACCGCCCCGGCAGCGCACCGGGCGGCCGGGACGGGACGTCGTGCGGAGCGGAGATCGAGGTGCGGGGTGTCTCGTACTCGTACGACGGGACGCGTCCGGTGCTCCGTGATGTCTCCCTGCACGTACCCGCGTGCACCAGCGTCGCGCTCGTCGGCGCCAGCGGCTCGGGCAAGAGCACCCTGGCCCGCCTGATCGCGGGCCTCGACGAGCCGTCCGAGGGACGGATCACCGTCGGGGACGCCGCGGGCCCCGGCTCCCCCACCCGCTATCTGGTCACCCAGGAAGTCCATCTGTTCGGCGGCACCCTCGCGGACAATCTGAGGATCGCCCGGCCCGGTGCCACCGACACCGAACTCCGCCGATGCCTGCGCGAGGTCGGGGCCGACTGGGCACTGGGCCTGGAATCCGGGCTCGACACCGTCCTCGGCCCCGGCGGGACACCACTGGACGACGGGGCGGTCCAGCACCTCGCCCTGGCCCGCGTCCTGCTCGCCGACCCGCCCGTCGTCATCCTCGACGAGGCCACCGCCGAATCCGGTACGCAGACCCGCGCCCTCCTGCGGACGGCTCTCGCGCGGGTCGTCCGGGGGCGGACCAGCGTGATCGTCGCACACCGCCTGGAGCAGGCACGCGACGCGGACCGCGTCCTCATCCTCAACCGCAGCGAGGCCGCCGAGCACGGCACACACGCCGAACTGCTGTCCCGGGGAGGGGAGTACGCCGCCCTCTGGCAGGCATACACCCGCACGACCCAGCCACCGGACCCGGTCGCGCTGTAG
- a CDS encoding ABC transporter ATP-binding protein, whose translation MTTTTQYIRTPDPARLEVLDATIGYARRPISEHLDVRIPDHSFTVIIGPNACGKSTLLRAVSRLLKPSAGEVVLDGRSIANYRSKEVARLLGLLPQTSQAPDGISVAELVARGRHPHQRLMRQWTEQDERAVLDAMAATSITELSDRLVDELSGGQRQRVRVAMVLAQQTPILLLDEPTTFLDIAHQIDLLELFADLHLAGHTLVAVLHDLNHAARYATRLIAMRDGRIVAEGTPQEVVTAELVEEVFDLPCRVVPDPVTATPMVIPLPRRRNAP comes from the coding sequence GTGACCACCACGACGCAATACATTCGGACGCCGGATCCGGCACGGCTGGAGGTGCTCGACGCGACCATCGGCTATGCCCGCCGGCCCATCTCCGAGCATCTGGACGTACGGATCCCGGACCATTCCTTCACCGTGATCATCGGCCCCAACGCCTGCGGCAAGTCCACCCTGCTGCGGGCCGTGTCCCGCCTGCTGAAACCCAGTGCGGGAGAGGTCGTGCTCGACGGCCGGTCCATCGCGAACTACCGCTCCAAGGAGGTCGCTCGGCTTCTGGGGCTGCTGCCGCAGACCTCGCAGGCACCCGACGGGATCTCCGTCGCCGAACTGGTCGCCCGGGGACGCCACCCGCACCAGCGGCTGATGCGCCAGTGGACCGAACAGGACGAACGGGCCGTGCTCGACGCGATGGCGGCCACCTCCATAACGGAACTGTCCGACCGGCTCGTCGACGAGCTCTCCGGCGGCCAGCGCCAACGCGTCCGGGTGGCGATGGTCCTGGCTCAGCAGACTCCCATCCTCCTGCTGGACGAACCGACCACCTTCCTCGACATCGCCCACCAGATCGACCTGTTGGAGCTGTTCGCCGACCTGCACCTCGCCGGGCACACCCTGGTCGCGGTGCTGCACGATCTCAACCACGCGGCCCGCTACGCGACCCGTCTCATCGCCATGCGCGACGGCCGGATCGTCGCCGAGGGCACCCCGCAGGAGGTCGTGACCGCGGAACTGGTGGAAGAGGTGTTCGACCTGCCCTGCCGGGTCGTCCCCGACCCGGTCACCGCAACGCCCATGGTCATCCCCCTGCCCCGGCGGCGGAACGCACCGTGA
- a CDS encoding FecCD family ABC transporter permease: protein MKTPSPPGDLATGAQRDVPGPLLGAGPARRGRSRPLILLAAAALLLVVAVLSVMVGARSIAPGTVWDALFHFDDSDEHVMVRELRVPRTVIGLVVGAALGLSGALIQAFTRNPLADPGILGVNAGASLAVTFAVAVLGFTAASQFIWFALAGAFGLTVLVYVLGSIGAGRGTPVKLTLAGVAFSAVCGGFTTAMALKSTTTFDIMRFWGVGSIGGRSLDILPVALPLIGAGLVLGMSSAGSLNALALGDDTARSLGTRLALTRVTVVVAVTLLAGTAVAVAGPISFVGLMVPHIVRWFVGPDQRWILPVTVVAAPAFLLAADIIGRVVLPSGELRVGLVTALIGAPVLVALVRRRKVSTL from the coding sequence ATGAAAACCCCATCACCCCCGGGTGACCTCGCCACCGGTGCACAGCGTGATGTGCCGGGCCCGCTCCTCGGCGCGGGCCCGGCCCGGCGCGGCCGGTCCCGCCCGCTGATCCTGCTGGCCGCCGCCGCGCTGCTGCTCGTCGTGGCAGTCCTCAGTGTCATGGTCGGCGCCCGTTCCATCGCACCCGGCACGGTCTGGGACGCGCTGTTCCACTTCGACGACTCCGATGAGCATGTGATGGTGCGTGAGCTGCGGGTGCCGCGCACCGTGATCGGCCTCGTCGTCGGCGCGGCCCTCGGCCTGAGCGGCGCGCTGATCCAGGCGTTCACCCGTAACCCCCTGGCCGATCCCGGCATTCTCGGCGTCAACGCGGGCGCGAGCCTCGCGGTGACCTTCGCCGTCGCCGTACTCGGGTTCACCGCCGCGAGCCAGTTCATCTGGTTCGCGCTGGCCGGCGCCTTCGGCCTCACCGTGCTCGTCTACGTCCTCGGCTCGATCGGGGCCGGCCGCGGCACCCCGGTCAAACTCACCCTCGCGGGCGTCGCGTTCAGCGCCGTGTGTGGCGGATTCACCACCGCCATGGCGCTCAAGAGCACGACCACCTTCGACATCATGCGGTTCTGGGGAGTCGGCTCCATCGGCGGCCGGTCGCTCGACATCCTCCCGGTCGCCCTGCCGCTCATCGGTGCCGGCCTCGTCCTGGGAATGTCCAGCGCGGGATCGCTCAACGCCCTCGCGCTCGGCGACGACACCGCCCGGTCGCTGGGAACCCGCCTGGCGCTCACCCGGGTGACCGTGGTCGTCGCCGTCACCCTGCTGGCCGGGACCGCCGTCGCCGTCGCCGGACCCATCTCGTTCGTCGGTCTGATGGTGCCCCACATCGTGCGGTGGTTCGTCGGACCGGACCAGCGCTGGATCCTGCCCGTCACAGTCGTCGCCGCCCCCGCCTTCCTGCTGGCCGCCGACATCATCGGACGTGTGGTGCTCCCCTCCGGGGAACTGCGGGTAGGACTCGTCACCGCGCTCATCGGCGCACCCGTCCTCGTGGCCCTCGTCCGGCGCCGGAAGGTGAGCACCCTGTGA
- a CDS encoding iron-siderophore ABC transporter substrate-binding protein, with protein MSISTPARRGPGTLVRAMALVIAVVVSLAGCGSAGSEPDSAKAKTGSAAASFPVTIKHGHGSTTVEQKPQRIVALSWMSLDVVSALGTVPVGVDEQWGGDKQGYTPWFRGTVEKLGGPLPEILNRGDAGEIDFEQILSLEPDLIIGLYSGITDVEYKRLSEIAPTVPYLKKPWDGGTWQEMTRTIGKAMGENTKAESLVTDVQGQLAAVAEDHPEFKDKTFAYGVAFPPGTTEVGLYVDYDARVRLLTEMGFKNTPSMSAIASTVKGTNWYGGVSLEKLDTIEADIFVAWASGPDEVEHTLKDPLFSRWKPIAGKHYAFVQDPTMGMATSGPSVLSIPWAIERYVPMLADAVSGKGNTGADF; from the coding sequence ATGTCCATATCCACCCCCGCCCGACGCGGACCGGGCACCCTGGTCCGCGCCATGGCGCTGGTGATCGCCGTCGTCGTGAGCCTGGCGGGCTGTGGCAGCGCCGGGTCCGAACCGGACTCGGCGAAGGCGAAGACCGGGTCCGCCGCGGCGAGCTTCCCCGTAACCATCAAGCACGGCCACGGGAGCACGACGGTCGAGCAGAAGCCCCAACGCATCGTGGCGCTCAGCTGGATGTCACTGGACGTGGTCTCGGCACTGGGCACGGTCCCGGTCGGTGTCGACGAGCAGTGGGGTGGCGACAAGCAGGGATACACTCCGTGGTTCCGCGGCACGGTCGAGAAGCTCGGCGGCCCCCTGCCCGAGATACTGAACCGCGGTGACGCGGGCGAGATCGACTTCGAGCAGATCCTCTCGCTGGAGCCGGACCTCATCATCGGCCTGTACTCCGGCATCACGGACGTCGAATACAAGCGTCTCTCCGAGATAGCACCCACCGTCCCGTATCTGAAGAAGCCGTGGGACGGCGGGACCTGGCAGGAGATGACCCGCACCATCGGCAAGGCGATGGGCGAGAACACGAAGGCCGAGAGCCTCGTCACCGACGTCCAGGGACAGTTGGCCGCAGTGGCCGAGGACCACCCGGAGTTCAAGGACAAGACCTTCGCCTACGGAGTGGCCTTCCCGCCCGGGACGACGGAGGTCGGCCTGTACGTCGACTACGACGCCCGGGTCCGGCTGCTGACCGAGATGGGCTTCAAGAACACCCCGTCGATGAGCGCGATCGCGTCCACCGTCAAGGGCACCAACTGGTACGGCGGAGTCAGCCTGGAGAAGCTCGACACGATCGAGGCCGACATCTTCGTCGCCTGGGCCAGCGGCCCCGACGAGGTCGAGCACACCCTCAAGGACCCGTTGTTCTCGCGTTGGAAGCCGATCGCCGGCAAGCACTACGCCTTCGTCCAGGACCCGACCATGGGCATGGCCACCAGCGGCCCCTCCGTGCTCTCCATCCCCTGGGCGATCGAACGCTACGTACCGATGCTCGCCGACGCCGTCTCGGGCAAGGGCAACACCGGCGCGGACTTCTGA
- a CDS encoding ABC transporter ATP-binding protein encodes MNEPTATGTHEPGSVPSLFRVALLHQGRARRLTLTTLAFMVHELCEALVPILIGVVIDRALAPLNRPALLWWLAALAGVFIVLSLSYQRASSAMVTVYGHGEHELRQRAMTRLLDPHALRRAPGTGEALSLVSSDTYRVAGVSWSVVQQASTVTAILTASTALLVISVPLGLGVVASTVLVLVVMRRISMPLEARGLAEQSSAARAGDVATDMITGLRVVIGMNAQAEAARRYRTASEESRKGAVAAARSILAYSGLSLLLSGVFLAALATASGLLALRGHLTIGQLVTVLGLAQYLQGSLAHVGTFASNWIHKRASARRLSELINEPPLIDPAPTGAPNGPGGCAEPADAGGHDGATLRWHPVGHAEPLDVRPGELVGVVPRHPGHARDLSDRLGYRVPLRRGELLVDGVDAVDLGPDRVRARIAAPPHHGAVFSGTLRSNLVPRGGTSDTAVIRATMLDDVLEHIGGDRADVGEHGRRLSGGQRQRLLLARALHSGTDVVVLDEPTTAVDPVTERRIAQGLRDLPSTTLLITTSRILLSACDRVIDLGGTPHEPNGTPR; translated from the coding sequence GTGAACGAGCCCACAGCCACCGGTACCCATGAGCCCGGTTCCGTCCCGTCGCTGTTCCGCGTCGCGCTCCTGCACCAAGGCCGCGCCCGGCGGCTCACGCTCACGACCCTCGCGTTCATGGTCCACGAGCTGTGCGAGGCGCTGGTGCCGATCCTCATCGGCGTCGTCATCGACCGGGCGCTGGCCCCCTTGAACCGCCCAGCCCTGCTCTGGTGGCTCGCCGCGCTCGCCGGGGTGTTCATCGTCCTCTCCCTGTCGTACCAGCGGGCGTCGTCGGCCATGGTGACCGTCTACGGCCACGGCGAGCACGAGCTGAGACAGCGTGCCATGACCAGACTGCTCGACCCGCACGCACTGCGCCGCGCACCCGGTACCGGGGAGGCCCTCTCCCTCGTCTCGTCCGACACCTACCGGGTCGCCGGGGTCTCCTGGAGCGTCGTCCAGCAAGCATCGACGGTCACGGCCATCCTGACGGCGTCCACCGCCCTGCTGGTCATCTCCGTACCGCTGGGTCTGGGCGTCGTCGCCAGTACCGTCCTGGTGCTCGTCGTCATGCGCCGGATCTCGATGCCCCTGGAGGCCCGGGGACTGGCCGAGCAGAGTTCGGCCGCCCGGGCCGGCGACGTGGCCACCGACATGATCACCGGACTACGGGTGGTGATCGGCATGAACGCCCAGGCGGAGGCCGCCCGCCGCTACCGCACCGCGAGTGAGGAGTCACGCAAGGGTGCCGTCGCCGCCGCGCGCTCCATCCTGGCGTACAGCGGTCTCAGCCTGCTGCTGTCAGGGGTGTTCCTGGCCGCGCTCGCCACGGCGTCGGGACTTCTCGCGCTCAGGGGCCACCTCACCATCGGTCAGCTCGTCACCGTCCTCGGGCTCGCCCAGTACCTCCAGGGCTCCCTCGCCCATGTCGGTACCTTCGCGTCCAACTGGATCCACAAACGCGCCTCCGCGCGTCGGCTCAGCGAGCTGATCAACGAACCGCCTCTGATAGACCCGGCGCCGACCGGCGCCCCGAACGGGCCGGGCGGTTGCGCCGAACCCGCCGACGCCGGGGGCCACGACGGTGCGACGCTCCGGTGGCATCCGGTCGGCCATGCCGAGCCACTGGACGTCCGGCCCGGCGAGCTCGTCGGTGTCGTGCCACGCCACCCCGGGCACGCGCGGGATCTCAGTGACCGGCTCGGCTACCGCGTTCCCCTGCGCCGCGGCGAACTCCTGGTCGACGGCGTCGACGCCGTCGACCTCGGCCCGGACCGGGTCCGCGCACGGATCGCCGCCCCGCCCCACCACGGAGCGGTGTTCTCCGGCACCCTGCGGTCGAACCTCGTCCCCCGGGGAGGCACGTCGGACACCGCCGTGATCAGGGCCACGATGCTCGACGACGTACTCGAACACATCGGAGGAGACCGGGCCGACGTCGGCGAACACGGCCGCAGGCTCTCCGGCGGTCAGCGCCAGCGCCTGCTGCTCGCCCGCGCGCTGCACTCAGGAACCGATGTCGTCGTCCTCGACGAACCCACCACCGCCGTCGACCCGGTGACCGAACGGCGTATCGCCCAGGGACTCCGCGATCTGCCCTCCACGACCCTCCTGATCACCACCAGCCGGATCCTGCTCTCCGCCTGCGACCGGGTCATCGACCTCGGCGGAACACCCCACGAACCGAACGGAACACCCCGGTGA
- a CDS encoding FecCD family ABC transporter permease, with protein MALRVERRSVLVCAALAVTVAALGVLTLGSGSISLSPAQVLSALFDPDADSRSRLVVVNWRLPRLLFAIICGAALAISGAIFQSLTKNPLGSPDVIGFASGSYAGASVVMLLIGTANYLAIASGSLIGGSATALLVYVLAYRGGLQPFRLIIVGIAVGAFLGSLTSMLLLSVSPQQAMLAATWGAGSLSGLGFGQLGSATVVLAVLLVCSAAVVRPLVQLEMGDDTAVALGVNAQRTRLVATLVGVALTALVTAAVGPIAFVALAAPQIAQRLTRSCTTLRIAPAALTGAVVLVSADYIAQRVDLPVGVVTVCVGGAYLAWLLARQYAGRRR; from the coding sequence ATGGCGCTGCGCGTCGAACGGCGATCCGTCCTCGTCTGTGCCGCCCTGGCGGTGACCGTGGCCGCCCTCGGCGTGCTCACACTCGGCTCCGGATCCATCTCGCTCTCGCCCGCGCAGGTGCTGTCCGCCCTGTTCGACCCGGACGCCGACTCCCGTTCGCGGCTCGTCGTCGTGAACTGGCGGCTTCCCCGGCTGCTGTTCGCGATCATCTGCGGTGCGGCACTCGCGATCAGCGGGGCGATCTTCCAGTCGCTGACCAAGAACCCGCTGGGCTCCCCGGACGTGATCGGTTTCGCCTCCGGTTCGTACGCGGGCGCCAGCGTCGTCATGCTGCTCATCGGAACCGCCAACTACCTTGCCATCGCGTCCGGTTCGCTGATCGGCGGGTCGGCCACGGCACTGCTGGTGTACGTACTGGCCTACCGCGGCGGGCTGCAGCCGTTCCGTCTCATCATCGTCGGCATCGCCGTCGGTGCGTTCCTCGGTTCCCTCACCTCGATGCTGCTCCTCTCCGTCAGCCCTCAGCAGGCCATGCTCGCGGCGACCTGGGGAGCCGGATCCCTCAGCGGACTCGGCTTCGGCCAACTGGGTTCAGCGACGGTCGTCCTCGCCGTCCTGCTGGTCTGCTCCGCCGCCGTGGTACGGCCCCTGGTCCAGCTGGAGATGGGCGACGACACCGCCGTGGCGCTCGGCGTGAACGCGCAGCGCACCCGGCTCGTCGCCACCCTCGTCGGGGTCGCGCTCACCGCGCTGGTGACCGCGGCCGTCGGCCCGATCGCGTTCGTCGCACTCGCCGCACCGCAGATCGCCCAGCGTCTGACCAGGAGCTGCACCACGCTGCGCATCGCCCCGGCAGCACTCACCGGCGCCGTCGTCCTCGTTTCCGCCGACTACATCGCGCAGCGCGTCGACCTGCCCGTGGGCGTCGTCACGGTGTGCGTCGGAGGGGCCTACCTCGCCTGGCTCCTGGCCCGTCAGTACGCGGGCCGACGCCGATGA